The Cydia strobilella chromosome 7, ilCydStro3.1, whole genome shotgun sequence DNA segment taatatttagTGGATATTAGTGGCGCGTGGCTTgtcataattgttttttttttaacagaaaaaaagttttttttatgaaattgaaGGACATGGTGTTGATTAATAGTATATTACGCTATAAGTgctaaaaataggaaattcgcaacgagtggcgataaattctctctcttcggtcgtgttttaattcgacacgagttgcgaattacgtattcgcacatgtatcgtacaacgtttcacagtacatggccctttaaattttcgacacaGTGACGtgatgtgctaattatcgcactagtgcggtgaagtagcaccatatgtactgtaaaaatatatattttgcagtctattctattttcattaatgattattttggtCGGTTACTGTAATTTGCACAGTTTATGTAAATATGACactttaaatgattttttacatTATCCTAAATAACTCTAAAACAGaagaaagataaagatagtttattattcaagtaggcatattacctatacaatgcgcttatgaacgtcaaataaagctacgccggctctaaccctacacctctgccccgagaagatttaaatcccccctcaattggagaaGATCGAGATGATATTAAGCATACAGTATTCTTAGAGCCTGCTAGTGCACCACCTGAATGAATGACCAAATCCCTCGTGGGGGCCACTGTTTCGTTTAGCCTGCTAGACCCTTTACTATGGAATAGAAATATTATAAGGTAAAAGGCGGGAGGAAGTCTCGGGCAGAcgctataagtacctaataaatattattacccTTTGAATTCCTTTATTGATTGATATTTACGAGTCATTTAATTCATTTACACTGGGATAAGACgttgttaaattaaaatattctttgttCCTTTCAATCAACTTTATTTACATTCGTAAATATCAACAAAAacagtataaaagtaaaaaaatatggcaGTGAGCATCTAGATAACAAAAAAACTAGGGAAATGCGTAGCGGATGCCGCGCTCGCGTCCCTATAAAGTTGACTTAACTAGGCTTTAAGTTCGTGGCACGGTTTGACTGATGGTCAGGTTTGACCGTTGAAAACCTAGGCGGCCTTGGGGATGTCTTCGCTTTCAGCGTGGAAGCCGGTTTCGTCGGCGTAGTAGGTGACGGCGTGGAGTTTGCCGTCCGCGTCGGTGTAGCTATACGAGCCGCGCACCACTACAACTTCGTGGGGTTTGTTCTCCTCGTCATTCACGGTTTTAAGCTCACCGTTCTCGTCCTTTTTGATGCCGTCTTCAGTTTCGAACCTGAAATTGTAGACAAAGGTCAATAAATTATGGGTATCCAGAATTTCTACTAACTATACTCTAGCCAATccatttgtcagtagaaaaaggcgcaaaattcaaattatcTAGGGGAAGACAACCCTCCAAGCCTATattatttgccgcctttttctactgacgcaAATGGTTTTCCAaactataagtaggtaattcCAAAAAACCTCTGCAATGTTTTCGAAAATAAATCATTTCTTTACGTAAACACCGAAATAAACACCTACACTTCTATTACTTGTACTCAAAGAAACAAAACCGACATTATAAATGAACGGTGTCATAATCATATTAAGAAAAATATAgaatacaaatattttcatGAAACCCTGCATAACAAATTCTTAAGCTGCTCTAGAATAATTTTCCCTATTACTACCACGGTTGAACTAAAAGAACAAACCCAGGATACCCAGACACATTTGTTGACGAAGCATGTGGCGGATTACCTTTGTATTTGATTATGGATGAATATAAATTgaacttaattaattttacatatatgtataaccaTTGTATTATCAGCATTACCACGCTGAAATTTATCAAGATTAATATATATTGAAACACgcccaacttgtcagtagaaaaaggcgcaaaattcaaattttctatgggaacaactcttcgcgcctacattttttaaatttgccgcctttttctgcAGACAAGGTCACTGTGCCAGagtatatttactatattaatGTCTTAAGGAAATTTAGACTTACGCGTAATTGTATCCACCTTCAGGCTGCTGTTCGAAATCGGAACGAAGAATTTTGGTGGGTTCCTTTTCCGCGGGTGCGGCGAGGGCGACGGCCACGAGGGCGGCAACGACTAGTACAATCTgcacacaaataataaatacattcgtAACTAGAAGACTCGAAACATTTTGTAGAAAAACATCAGAAACGCCTGTAATTGCCTATATTCTTGGGTACTCATAAGTGTATGCATTCTTATtaactgccaagtttgtgcaaagttagcgtggtcaaaTTCTATATAGGTACGATAAGTGCAGGATATAATAAGACAGCGTTTTCTTAAGATGAAgaggtttttttgttttacatattttaataattctatgtcaaaatacctatattttaaaaaatatgaataaaataatgtctTCCAATTTGTAATCAACAATATAAGAATGTTTAGCCTATTTTATTTACACTTGTTATCGATGTTTCCGATTGTTGTTTACaagaatttatttttacaaaaggcAGTCAAAAGAATTATGCTTTTAAAAGGCTTGATAAAATTTACATGAAAGCCATTTGGTTTTATGTTTACACAGTTTTATTAATCAGTAGGTAAGAGATTTGTTAACTTGTCTGAATATgaataaacacaatttttttaattgcgtTTTGTAGCTACGGAAAGTCTAATATTTGTTGTATTTCTATAACTACACTGGTAACTGGTACACTGCTTAACTTAGGCACACTTCACTAgcgctaaaatatattttttctaaataataatataactatatGTAACTCACCAGTTTCATTTTTGATAATGTTTGTTTTACGTCTATTCGATAAGAAACTGATGAGCAACTGATGCCTAAACGCTAGTGACGAAATCTTTTATACATTTCTCCCTGCAATCTAACGCACTCAATGTCAAATGTCAGACGCAAACATATAATACCGGCTACCCGGATTCCGTCATCGATGATCAGCACGAGCTTGTATATCATCGAACTATAAATGTATTTCGGGAAACGAATTAATAATAGCGCTTTTATTTGAAGTTTAACTAATCCCTGATAGAGCtacaatacataatacatatacagGGCGTCCCAAGGGTATGCGACATGAAGGGAAGGTACCTAGGATATTTTTCTGAAAGAAgactttgttatttttaaaagttagtaatactgtattcaaagattttctaaaaattacTTATAATGTTAAACGGTTTTATTTAGCTTGACCTCGTATATacctttttatattaaatatattatctttattGATTTCTATTCAATTGATTAGTACTTTATTATAACAAAtagaaattacattaattattgtcaattaaacttatgctaatacaaaaatacagcttaaaactaaaaactaaatataaaaggCTTCCCCCAAATCACCCCCTTCCGGCATGGTCGCAAGAACGCTAGCGGCGTTGCCCCTCTGCACCGCCAGGCTTAGCCTCTAGGCAAAGAAAGCGCCAGCCCTATGATCGCCTGAGATGCCTATGAGCCTAACCGACATATAATGTAATCAAATCAcagaactatggatggtatagaaaggatgccaatctcttatggcagaattgttgcaaaagtgaccgctttcagctttaaataatagttcctaatctctccggtggcgctagttaggctctgggacatgagtataacatgaaccaacaaataacccgaccaaattacgtaggttgtttttggtagtatttcggtgtatggtggcgccgcctaattatatactgttttttgatggacacttttcatacatagagatttggctcctttatatagtctccatgcacaTAACTGGAAAAATGACAGGTCTGCGGTccaaattatggatggtatagaaaggatgtcaatctcttatggcagaattgttgcaaaagtgaccgctttcagctttaaataatagttcctaatctctccggtggcgctaggtaggctctgagaccaaagagtattgtaatgtataggagactctatgacatgaaccatagaggtataataatgtagagatgaaatgggagaggggcagcaaataactcGTCCagattacgtaggttgtttctggtatgttgtcaatatgttttaattttgtcgcattgcgtatgttctgtccctcacgatcgcacgggtgcacatctatataaaatactaggtgcatggtctaggtacttcagtgtatggtggcgccgcctatttactgttttttgatggacacttttcatatatcgAGATTTTCCTCCTTTTACTGCTACACTCcatacttaactaacttagcggtttcactcgcgTGTTTTTAGTCACACGCGCGACATGTTTGACACTCCATAGTTCAAATGTTCAAatatccttattgatagatgtcaaaaagtgacaagtaacactgcaaaaaactaggtttttacaaaaaagtttttttttcatctgtAAACAAGGTACCTAAGTTTACAAATCAAGctgcgcaaaaataaaaataaattgttcaaAGACTACAATTAAAATCGTCGACGGCCGCCTATTTACGGATGATTCGGTCAAATTGTGTTTTATGAAAAACAATTGAAACTAATCTAGTGTGATACCTTtacctttgggtatggtgctttacgAAAACTAGTGTTCCACCCCCTCcccttttttttgacgcaggggtaaatacatttacgcatctcgccccccgggcaatggggaagcccattgggggggtggtatgtgggactcgctcctcccaagcaattttttttgtttgcggTTACTGTGGTCCCCCTTCAATTTATGGCACGGGTAACCTACCGCAACTCacctttcattttgtataagtgacgATGGCGCTCAGACGCATATAATTTCCGAATATTatctaaaaaccgaataatggaaccttcaaactcccccccccccccccggctCAAGGGTTACGTttgatatgtgccattctcaatcaaaaaaaaagggtacttattctcggttgtcaataaggcgctatttccatatagcttcaatttgaaatcaaccttatcgacaaccgactaTATATGTGGTACATTTTAgttaaaaacgtcaaatatgttcacctcctgactagtccaaacaaagttaggAAGTCAAAtgttgtgttcctagcatttcactctaactttttttgagcatttatttcctggcctaataagtaggtacaggtGTCAAGTATGAGTAGCACAGGTGAAATACATTCCAGCTAACTAAAACTAGTATGGAAATTGCATGATTACTGCGTAGGCAGCGTGCATTTTGTATACCTAAAAAAAGTCAATTT contains these protein-coding regions:
- the LOC134742964 gene encoding larval cuticle protein 1-like, which encodes MKLIVLVVAALVAVALAAPAEKEPTKILRSDFEQQPEGGYNYAFETEDGIKKDENGELKTVNDEENKPHEVVVVRGSYSYTDADGKLHAVTYYADETGFHAESEDIPKAA